In Streptomyces sp. 71268, the DNA window AAGGCCGTCGTCACGATCCTGGCCGTCGCGGCCCACCATCGCCGGCGCCGCGTCGGCGCCACCCTGTGCGAGCACGCCTTCGCGCGGATGCGGGCCCTTGGCGCCCAGGTGGTCGAGATCGGCACCGGGGGTGACCCCTTCCACGCGCCCGCCCGGGCCCTCTACGAGGAACTGGGGTGCACCGCGCTCCCCGTCGCGGTCTACTACCGACCGCTCTGAGCCGCCCGCCCCCCGCGCCACCGGGCCGCGCGGGTGGGGGCCCGGTGCCGGCCGCCCAGCCGGGCCGGCACCGGGCCGCGTGGTCAGCGCAGGGTGGCGTCAGCGGTCGTGACGCCGAAGCTGACGGTCGTCGCGTCCTGGCGCAGACGGCGCAGCCCCGCCTTCTCCAGGACCCGCACCGAGGCGGGGTTGGTCAGCTCCACGGTGGCGTGCACCGTGTGCACACCCGGCGCCGTGAGGGCGAACGCCACCAGGGCCCGGGCCGCCTCGGCGGCGTAACCCCGGTTGCGGCGGGAGGCGACGACGCCGTACCCGAATTCAAGGCTTCCCTCCGTGGGCGGCCAGAACAAGCCGATGGCGCCAACCACCAGGCCGGTCTCACGCTCGATGATCTGGCGTTGGCCGTAGCGGCCCCGGCTGTCGGGGTGGGTGGTGACGTAACCGGCGATGACACGGTCCCCCTCGCCGGGGAAGTCATCGGCCCAGTGTGCGCGGCGCGCCCCGTCGACGACCGCGGTGAGGTCGTCGGCGGGCCACTGCCGCAGCACGAGGCGGTCGGTGTGCAGGTCCGATCCGGTCGCCGGCGGCTCGGCGGAGGAACCGGAAGGACGAGCGGCACGAGAGGAACGAGCGGGGTTGGAAGACATGTGAGGCTCCTGGTCAGTGGTGTTGACCGGGTCGCTCACCTGTCGCGGCGACCCGGATCCGGGCATGCTGATGAGGCTGCTGGCCGAGCCATATTCATCAACCCCCTGCTCGTCGCGGGCCGTTCGTCGCGGGCGGCGCGCACGGGGCCGCCGCCGTTGACCGTCGAGTACGTGGCGGAGCCTAGCAAGCACCCGATCAGGCGCCGCACCTCGGTGCTGGTCAGGGCGCTCGCCGCGGCGCACCGCT includes these proteins:
- a CDS encoding GNAT family N-acetyltransferase, encoding MSSNPARSSRAARPSGSSAEPPATGSDLHTDRLVLRQWPADDLTAVVDGARRAHWADDFPGEGDRVIAGYVTTHPDSRGRYGQRQIIERETGLVVGAIGLFWPPTEGSLEFGYGVVASRRNRGYAAEAARALVAFALTAPGVHTVHATVELTNPASVRVLEKAGLRRLRQDATTVSFGVTTADATLR